One stretch of Amblyraja radiata isolate CabotCenter1 chromosome 9, sAmbRad1.1.pri, whole genome shotgun sequence DNA includes these proteins:
- the fam177a1 gene encoding protein FAM177A1, with protein MAEKLPGLGLYLNPGNVLLSGASMDAEKLQANGKSFETVELGDVGMKKTKVPRRIIHFASGETMEEYSTDEEEQEEEKRDLLPTIDVSKLPWAPFLWFYMLRFATGTLSVCDFMGEKLASLFGINAPKYQYAIDEYYRIKKEEEEEEEENKMSEEAEKNYQEQIEKQQDVVSAQDSLPAVNASFVNVSFEMENDPTPTSETKQRGDPIPT; from the exons atgGCGGAGAAGCTCCCCGGTCTCGGCCTCTACCTCAACCCCGGCAACGTGCTTCTGAGCGGGGCCAGCATGGACGCGgagaag CTGCAGGCAAATGGGAAATCATTTGAGACTGTAGAACTTGGAGATGTAGGTATGAAAAAAACAAAGGTTCCTCGGAGAATCATTCACTTTGCAAGTGGTGAAACCATGGAGGAGTACAGCACAGATGAAGAAGAACAGGAAGAAGAGAAAAGAGATTTGTTGCCTACAATTGATGTC AGCAAACTTCCTTGGGCCCCATTCCTGTGGTTCTACATGCTAAGATTTGCTACGGGAACACTGTCAG TGTGCGACTTCATGGGAGAAAAGTTAGCTTCCCTTTTTGGTATAAATGCACCGAAGTACCAATATGCTATTGACGAGTACTATAGGATAAAGAAGGAG gaggaagaggaagaggaagaaaatAAAATGTCAGAAGAAGCTGAAAAGAATTACCAAGAACAAATAGAAAAGCAGCAAGATGTGGTCAGTGCACAAGATAGCTTACCGGCTGTTAATGCATCATTTGTAAATGTCAGTTTTGAGATGGAAAACGATCCTACACCTACATCAGAAACCAAACAAAGAGGTGATCCTATCCCAACTTAG